The region GGGCGCCTAATGAGAAGGTTGCTATGGAAGCCGCTATTGGAGCCTCCATTGCTGGTGCGCGAAGCATGGCTTCTATGAAGCATGTTGGCGTAAACGTCGCAGCTGACCCTTTATTTACCTTTGTATATACAGGTGTTAATGGAGGAATGGTTTTGGTAACGGCGGATGAACCGGGTCAACATTCC is a window of Peptostreptococcaceae bacterium DNA encoding:
- a CDS encoding indolepyruvate ferredoxin oxidoreductase subunit alpha, encoding MSRLMTGNEALVQGAWEAGVLFASAYPGTPSTEILENMTLHKEVVSEWAPNEKVAMEAAIGASIAGARSMASMKHVGVNVAADPLFTFVYTGVNGGMVLVTADEPGQHS